CAAATTCACGCGTGATGATCCATCAGCCATTGGGCGGAGCGCGTGGTCAAGCCTCTGATATTGAAATTCAAGCCCGTGAAATTTTGTACTTGCGTGAGCGTCTGAATAAGATTTTGTCTGAGCGCACTGGCCAATCGATTGAGACCATTGCAAAAGACACCGACCGTGATAACTTTATGTCTGCTGAACAAGCCCGTGAATACGGCTTGATTGACAAGGTTATCGAGAAGCGTCCTTAATACTTATATAGAGCATACTTTGAGCGATACGAGCACTCCAAGCACATCAGATAAAGTTTTGTATTGCTCCTTTTGTGGAAAAAGTCAGCATGAGGTCAAGAAGTTAATTGCAGGCCCGTCTGTATTTATTTGCGATGAGTGTATTGACCTTTGCACGGACATTATTCAAGAAGAAATTGCCAAACTTCCGAAGGAGGGCGGCGATGATTCTTTACCAACGCCTCACCAGATCAGGGAAAATCTCGATCAGTATGTGATTGGTCAAGATCATGCCAAGAAGACCTTGGCGGTTGCTGTCTACAACCATTACAAGCGCCTGCAATATTTGCCCAAGCCTAAAAAAGAGAGGCTGGACAAGGACGGTAAGCCAGCTGAAGTGGTAGATAAAAAGGAATCTAAGTTACCTGCTAAGGCAATGGTTGACGGTGTTGAGTTGGCTAAGAGTAATATTTTGCTGATCGGGCCAACTGGTTCTGGTAAGACGCTCTTGGCGCAAACATTAGCGCGCATGCTTGATGTACCGTTTGTCATGGCTGACGCAACTACCTTGACTGAAGCTGGTTATGTTGGCGAAGACGTTGAAAATATTATTCAAAAGTTACTGCAAGCTTGCGACTACAACGTAGAAAAAGCGCAACGCGGCATTGTATATATTGATGAGATCGATAAGATCTCGCGTAAGTCAGATAATCCCTCCATTACTCGCGATGTTTCAGGTGAAGGTGTCCAACAGGCCTTATTGAAGTTAGTTGAAGGCACCATGGCAGCTGTGCCACCTCAAGGTGGGCGTAAGCACCCTAACCAAGATTTCTTGCAAGTTGATACTACGAATATTCTATTTATTTGTGGTGGTGCTTTTGATGGTCTTGAAAAGGTGATTCAGCAACGCACAGCCAAGACGGGCATTGGATTCAATGCATCAGTTCCTGGCAAGGATGATCGTGGTGTGAGTGATTTATTGATTGAGGTTGAGCCAGAAGATTTAATCAAGTTTGGCCTGATTCCTGAGTTGATTGGTCGTTTGCCGGTGGTGGCAACTTTGGCACAATTGGATGAAGAGGCTTTGATTCAGATTCTGACTGAGCCTAAGAATGCCCTAGTGAAGCAATACCAGGCATTGCTCACGATGGAAGGGGCTGAGTTAGAGGTGCGTCAAGCCGCTTTAGCCGCTATCGCCAAGAAGGCCATTGCTCGTAAAACGGGTGCACGAGGTCTCAGATCTATTCTTGAGGGCTCTTTGATGGATGTCATGTATGACTTGCCATCTCTCAAGAATGTCCAAAAGGTAGTTATAGACGACAGCAGTATCGCAGAGGGTGGAAAGCCCTTATTGGTCTACAAGCAAGATCCAGAGCAAGCGGATTTAAGCAAAAAAGCCTAAATACTTAGGGTTTTTGCTATTTTCGGGGCATTTTTGCCCGTTTTTTGTACTTTTCCCCCTTGAATTTTCAAAAGAGTGACCCATATAGGTAGTATGCTACTCATGAATAATGTCTCTATTTAGTGGTGCATTACTTTTAGAGACTTTTGAGGATTGACTACTTTGGAGGATTTGCCCTATGCCTGGCCACTTATTACTACCCTCTGAACCGATTCAGCTACCTTTGCTCCCATTGCGGGATGTTGTTGTCTTCCCTCATATGGTGATCCCTTTATTTGTGGGTCGCCCTAAGTCGATTAAAGCTTTAGAAGCTGCCATGGAAACTGGCAAAAATGTTTTACTGGTTGCTCAAAAGACAGCGGCCAAGGATGAACCTGGTATTGAAGATCTGTATGAGGTTGGTTGCATTGCCAACATCTTGCAAATGCTGAAGCTTCCAGATGGTACCGTTAAGGTCCTGGTAGAAGGCGTGCAGCGTGCTGAAGTGAGTCAAATTGAAGACAGCATGGGTTACTTTAATTGTGAAGCTACTCCAACTGCTATTGACGCGATTGATGCGCATGAGACTGAAGCTTTGCGCCGTGCCATCATGGCTCAGTTTGATCAGTACGTAAAACTTAATAAAAAAGTTCCACAAGAAATATTGTCTTCGCTTGGCGGCATTGATGACCCAAGCCGCTTAGCCGATACCATTTGTGCGCATTTGCCAGTCAAACTAGAACAGAAGCAACGTTTGTTAGAAATGACTGATGTAGTGCAGCGTTTAGAAAGTCTTTTAGCCGATCTTGAAAGCGAGATTGATATCTTGCAAGTGGAGAAGCGCATTCGTGGACGTGTTAAACGTCAAATGGAAAAGAGTCAGCGCGAGTACTACCTTAACGAGCAAGTGAAAGCAATTCAAAAAGAATTAGGCGAGGGTGAAGAGGGCGCCGATCTCGAGGAACTTGAGAAACGTATTAAAGCTGCTCGGATGCCAAAAGAGGCTTTGAAAAAAGCTGAATCTGAGCTGAAGAAATTAAAGTTGATGTCACCGATGTCTGCTGAGGCTACAGTGATTCGAAACTTTATCGATACTTTGGTGAATCTTCCATGGAAGAAAAAAACCAAGATTAATAATGACCTCACCAATGCGGAAAAAGTATTGGATGAAGATCACTATGGCTTAGATAAGGTTAAAGAACGTATTTTGGAGTACCTCGCAGTTCAACAACGTGTTGATCGTGTGAAGGCGCCGATTCTTTGCTTGGTAGGGCCTCCTGGCGTCGGTAAGACTTCCTTGGGCCAGTCAATTGCCCGTGCGACCAATCGTAAGTTTGTGCGTATGGCATTGGGTGGTGTACGTGATGAGTCCGAGATTCGTGGACATCGTCGTACTTATATCGGTTCGATGCCAGGTAAGATTTTGACAAGTCTTACCAAAGTGGGTGTCCGCAATCCATTATTCCTTTTGGATGAAGTGGATAAGATGGGCATGGATTTCCGTGGTGATCCTGCGAGCGCCTTGTTGGAAGTTTTAGACCCTGAGCAAAATCACACCTTCCAAGATCACTATGTTGAAGTTGACTTTGATCTATCGGATGTGATGTTCGTTGCAACCTCTAACTCGCTTAATATTCCAGGCCCTTTATTGGATCGCTTGGAAATTATCCGTTTGGCTGGTTACACGGAAGACGAAAAAACTAGCATTGCTATCAATTACCTCATTCCCAAGCAAATTAAAAATAATGGCTTGAAAAAGGATGAGTTAAAGATTGAAGAGAGTGCAGTACGCAACATCATTCGTTACTACACCCGCGAAGCAGGTGTGCGCTCTCTAGAAAGAGAAATCAGCAAGATCTGCCGTAAGGTTGTCAAGCTTTTACTCCTGAAAAAAGAGGCCGCCCCAGTTGTAGTGAACGCTGATAACCTTGAGAAATTCTTATCCGTTCGTATGTATGACTTTGGTTTGGCAGGTAAAGAAAACCAAGTAGGCCAAGTAACGGGCTTAGCCTGGACTGAGGTGGGTGGAGATCTATTAACCATTGAGGCTGCAGTAATGCCAGGTAAAGGTGTCATTACACGTACAGGCTCCATCGGTGATGTCATGAAAGAGTCTGTCGAGGCTGCACGTACTGTTGTTCGCTCTAGATCAAAACGGCTTGGCATTACGGATGAGGCATTTGAGAAGAAAGATATTCACATTCACTTCCCAGATGGCGCAACCCCTAAAGATGGTCCCTCTGCTGGTATTGCGATTACCACCGCCTTAGTTTCTGTTTTCACGGGAATTCCGATTCGCTCTGATGTTGCAATGACCGGTGAGATCACTTTGCGAGGTGAGGTTCTTCCGATTGGCGGCTTGAAAGAGAAGCTTTTGGCGGCGCACCGTGGCGGCATCAAATTAGCGTTGATACCAGAAGAGAATGTGAAGGATTTGATTGATATTCCGGATAACGTCAAGAACGCAATTGAAATTATTCCTGTGCGCTGGATTGATAAGGTTCTAGAGCTTGCGTTGGAACGTATGCCAGAAGCATTGCCAGAGCCAACACCCGAAGAGCTTGCTAAAAAGGCATCTGAAGTCAGTAAAGTGAGCGAGAAGATATCCTCAGGAGAAGTTCTCAAGCACTGAATGTAGATGGGTTTTCCGTCTTATCTGCCCTGTTGCTAGTGGTTGATTTGACGGAAAACACGCTTATCTTTGGTACTTAGGTTACAATTCCACCTGTAATATTTTGGGGCGCTTAGCTCAGTTGGTAGAGCGTCTGCCTTACACGCAGAATGTCGGGAGTTCGAGCCTCTCAGCGCCCACCAAATGTTTACTTCTTCTTGCCTGTTTCAAGGCGTCCATGCTCCAGATCCTGTCGCCTAGTACACTCACATAGTTGATATTTATTACTAGCGAACTTACTCATGTTTGATACTGTCCGTAAACACCAAAAGCTTCTCCAGCTCGTGTTGATGCTATTCATCGTTCCATCATTTGCTATGTTCGGAATTTCTAGTTATTCCAGCTTCATGGATAAGGAAACAGACCTTGTGAAGATCAATGGCAAACCCATTACCGCCCAAGAGGTCGACAATGCAGCTAAGCGTCAAGCAGAGCGAGTTGGTGGCAATCTACAGATTGCACAAAGCCTGCAATTTAGACAGGCGATCCTAAATGAGTTACTGCAACAGCGCATTCTCGGCTTTGCAGTAAATGATTTGCGTCTTCAGGTTGGCAAAGATGCTTTAGTAAAGAGTTTGCAAAATATTCCGCAAATTCGAGCCCTTTACAAACCAGATGGCACTTTTGACGACGTTCGTTTCAAGCAACTCTTAGCAAACAATGGCCTGAATGAAGAGCAGTTTTATGCCGGCCAGGCATTTGATCTCAAAATAAGTCAGTTGGTTAATTCGGTTGCTCGTACTGAAATTGGAAGCCCGAAGCTTTCTGAGATCATTTCCACTCTATATGAAACAGAGCGCCAAGTTCAGGCTTTGCCGTTCGAAGCTAAAAGCTTTTTAGCCAAGGTAAATCCAAGTCAAGAAGAGCTGCAGAATTTTTACAACGCCAACGCTAGTTTATTTGAGAGTCCTGAGTTTATTGATGTTGAGTATATTGTTCTCAAGGCTGACCCTAAGGAAGATGCTAAGGTCTTTAGTGAAAAGGCTGACCAATTCGCTAATATGACTTATGACCAGTCCGATAGTTTGAAGCCTGTGGCTGAAAAATTAAAGTTGAATATTCAGAGTCAAAAGGGCGTTACTCGCTCTGGCCTGGGCGGTGTATCCAGGGATCATCCATTAGCTAACCCTAAAGTCATCCAATCACTTTTTGGCGACGAGGCCCTAAAGAATAAGCGCAATATTGAGGCAGTTCAAACTGCACCTGGTGTTTTTGTATCTGCGAGGGTAGTGATTTTCCATCCCGCTCAGACTTTGCCATTTAAAGACGTTGCTGGAGAAGTAAAGCGGCAAGTTAGCCAAAGGGCTGCAGAGAAATTGGCTGTTGCTGCTGCTTCTGAGCGTTATGCAGAACTTCAAAAGGATCCAAAGAATGCTACTGGATTTGGCAGTGCTGTATGGGTATCTCGTAATAAGCCGGCAAACCTTGTTGGCAGCGCTTTAGATGATGTAATGTCCACCAATCCAGATAAATTACCCGCTTATATTTCGGTGAGCAATCCTGGGGTTGGCGCTACTTTGTATCGAGTAGATCAAATTCGCCAGCCAACTGGTGTGGATGCAAAAGTTCATAAAGCACAGTCACAGCAAATTCAAGCGCTGGCTGCACAATCTGAGTTTGCGGGTTTTATGGCTTATTGGCGCGACACTGCAAAGGTGAAAACTATCAATCCATTGAAGCCCCCATCTACAGGTGCAGGCAGTTAATCTGCTGCTTGAACTATTTCTACTTGCTGAGAAGTGATTGATATGGGGCCATAGCGCCCCATACGTTTTTATACAAAATCATCTGTGCTTTTTCATTGGGATGAATGTTGTCCTGCTGAAATAGTGCAGCGTTACTCGCAACACCTTCTAAGAAAAACGGTAGTAGTTCGACGCTCTCTTGGGCGGCGAGTTTTGGATAGAGCTCTTTAAATTTCTTTGTATAGGCATGGCCATAATTTGGCGGAATTTGCATACCAAGTAACAAAACCTTAGCACCGGTTTTTTTGCTCAGCACGATCATCCTGCGTAAGTTCTTTTCGGTCTCAGTAATAGATAGGCCTCGCAAAGCATCATTCGCACCGAGCTCAAGAAATACAATGGCAGGCTTTTTCTGCTCTAGTAGCTTGGGTAGGCGGGCAAGACCACCAGAAGTCGTTTCTCCGCTGATGCTGGCATTAAATACAGTCCACTGACTTCCTTGTTTTTGAAGTTGACCCTCAAGAAGTTTTACCCAACCCGAACCCCTGACGAGGCCATATTCAGCTGAAAGACTATCGCCCATTAGCAAAATGACAGGATTAGGGCTCGCAGATGTGACAAAGGAAATTAACAGGCAAAATAAGCCTATTGCAATAGCTTTTTTTGATATGAAAGTCGACGGAATATTTTGATTCATCTATTTATTGACTTCGGGGCTAGCAAGCCTTTATTTCAGATTTCATATTTATGAGCGCCTTCGAAAAAGTTCTTAGCGCTGTTCACTTGGGTAAGTCCGTTCGCTCCAGCGATGGCATCCTTAGCATTTTGCACGACATTTGCTTTGAGCTCAGTCAAGGTGAAAGTGTAGCTATCACTGGCAGCTCTGGTTCCGGTAAAAGTACTTTACTCGGCCTTTTGGCCGGCTTAGATCTTCCGAGTGAGGGTAATGTCACCTTGATGGGGCAGAATCTCAATACACTCGATGAAGACGGCCGTGCCAAACTGAGGGGTTTGCAGGTTGGCTTTGTTTTTCAGTCATTTCAACTGTTACCGCACCTAACGGCGCTTGAAAATGTGATGCTCCCGGCAGAGCTGTCGAGAATGGAAAACCCCAAGGCAAATGCTAAAACATGGCTCGAGCGCGTGGATTTAGGTGAGCGATTTGACCATTTCCCCAAAACCCTTTCTGGAGGGGAGCAACAACGGGTGGCCTTGGCAAGAGCCTTCATTACTAAGCCTGCCATTCTGTTTGCTGATGAACCTACCGGAAGCTTAGATGAAGCTAGCGGAAATCGGGTCATTGAGCTCCTTTTTGATCTCAATCAAGCCAATCAATCTACCCTTGTTCTGGTTACCCATGATCCAGCCTTGGCTAGTAGGTGCCAGCGCCAATTACACCTTCAGGGCGGGCGCTTGTTGTAGGCAAAACCTTATAATCTAGGGATGTCTTTTTTCCACTTTTTGCCCGGCGCTGATGCGCTTTCCTCCTTCCGCCAACAGCGTCTTTTAGCCTCATTAGCTTCTCAAGGCATTGAGCTTGATTCCATTGAGGCGCAATACATTCATTTCATTTGGTCTGAAGAAGCTCTAAGCACTGCAGATCAGGAGCTTCTTGCTAGTCTTCTGACTTACGGGCAACCGTTTAGTTCCAAAATGAATCCAGGTAAATCCTGGTTTTCTAAAAATTCAGGCTCAGGCCAAGGTGCTGTCGTCATTCCGCGCTTGGGAACAGTATCCCCATGGTCCAGTAAAGCAACTGATATTGCACGGCAATGCGGACTAACAGTATTGCGCATTGAACGTGGCATACAGTACTCATGGAATGCTAAAAACACATTAAGCCCGGCACAAGAACAATTAGTGTTGGCAGCAATTCATGATCGGATGACTGAAGCGGTTATTCATTCTGTAGAAGAAGCGAATGCACTTTATCAAACCCTCGAAGATCGTCCATTAAGCCGTATCTTGCTATTAGAACAAGGTAGGGCAGCTTTAGATAAAGCCAATCAAGAGCTTGGTCTAGCCTTATCTGATGATGAGGTGGATTATTTAACGGAAAATTTTATACGCCTAAAGCGCAATCCAAGTGATGTAGAGCTCATCATGTTCGCGCAAGCAAATAGTGAGCATTGCCGGCATAAGATTTTTAATTCAAGCTGGACTATTGACGGTGACGACCAAGAGCGTTCACTGTTTGCAATGATTCGCAATACGCATCAATTGCATCCAGAGGGAACAATTGTTGCGTATTCTGACAACTCTGCCGTGATGGTTGGCTGTGAATCAGAGACTTGGGTTCCCCAGGGCGGTGATCATCGCTATGAGAAAGATACGCGTTTAGTCCATACCTTGATGAAGGTAGAGACGCATAACCATCCAACTGCCATTGCACCATTTCCGGGAGCTTCTACAGGCGCTGGCGGTGAGATTCGTGATGAAGGAGCTACTGGTATAGGTGGACGCCCTAAAGCAGGCTTAACCGGCTTTTCAGTTTCCAATCTGAATATCCCAGGCACCGAGCTTCCTTGGGAAAGTGAAAAATATGGCAAGCCGGAGCGGATTGCCACACCTTTGCAAATCATGATTGATGGCCCCTTAGGGGGAGCCGCATTTAATAATGAGTTTGGCCGCCCCATCTTAGGCGGTTATTTCCGTGTCTTTGAGCAAACCTTAGATGACACACGTCGCGGTTATCACAAGCCAATCATGATTGCTGGTGGTATTGGCAGCATTGATGCAATTCATACAACGAAGAAAGCAATTGAAGCAGGGCATTTATTGATTCAATTGGGTGGTCCAGGTATGCGTATTGGTATGGGTGGCGCAACAGGTAGTTCCGTTGCCACTGGCACCAACACTGCAGATTTAGATTTTGATTCTGTTCAACGCGGAAACCCTGAGATGGAGCGTCGCGCCCAAGAGGTTATTAATGCTTGTCGCGCAATGGGCGAAAACAATCCAATTGTTTCCATACATGATGTAGGTGCCGGTGGCCTTTCTAATGCGTTCCCTGAGTTAGCGGATGGCGCAGGATTAGGCGCTAAATTTAAATTACGCAGTGTGCCGCTTGAAGAGAGTGGCATGAGCCCAGCAGAAATCTGGTGTAACGAATCTCAAGAGCGCTATGTATTGGCGATTGAAGCAAAAGATTTAGACCTCTTTAAATCCTTCTGCGAACGCGAACGCTGTCCATTTGCTGTAGTAGGTGAAGCGACCGCAGAGCGTCAACTGCAACTCAGTGACTCTAAGCAAGACGCAAGCACTGATGCTGCAATGCCAATTGATATGCCAATGGAAGTACTGCTTGGCAAGCCACCACGCATGCATCGTGATGTGCAACGAATTACTCAAGAGTTCAGCGAGCTTGATGTCACTGATACTGACCTTGCTCAATCAGTTGCCTGGGTCCTGCAACAACCTACAGTGGCAAGCAAATCCTTCTTAATTACGATTGGCGATAGATCTGTTGGTGGCCTCAATGCCCGCGATCAATTTGTTGGCCCATGGCAAGTACCTGTAGCTGACTGTGCGGTTACCTTAATGGACTACAAAGGCTATCGGGGCGAAGTAATGAGTATGGGTGAAAGAACCCCTGTTGCCGTAATCGATGCTTCTGCCGCTGCCCGTATGGCCGTAGGTGAGGCCATTACAAATTTATTGGCTGCCGATATTCATTCTTTAGGGGATGTGAAGTTATCAGCCAATTGGATGGCGGCTTGTGGCTCTCCGGGAGAGGATGCAAAACTATATGACTCGGTCAAAGCTGTTGGTATGGATCTCTGTCCTGCCCTAGGCATTTCAATCCCAGTCGGAAAAGATTCTTTATCGATGGCAACTGCTTGGCAAGATGGAGCAGAGTCAAAGAAGGTTGTTTCCCCCGTTTCTTTAATCATTTCTGCGTTTGCTTCAGTCCAGGATGTACGTAAAACACTGACCCCTCAATTAAAACTCAAAGAGAAAAATGGCGCCTCCCTTGATACTGAATTAATCCTGATTGATCTGGGGCGTGGTAAGAACCGCATGGCTGGGAGTATTCTTGCTCAAGTATTGAATCAGTCAGGTAAAGAGGCGCCTAATCTAGATCACCCGGAAGATCTCAAGAACTTAGCAGCTGCCATCATTGAGCTTCGCAAAGAGAACAAGTTACTGGCGTATCACGATCGCTCTGATGGCGGATTATTGGCTTGTATTGCTGAGATGGCGTTTGCATCTCATTGCGGAGTCTCCATCAATGTTGACATGATTGCGGTGGATGCTGGACAAGAGCCAGATTACGGCGATGCCAAGAACTGGGCGCAACAAGTTTCTGGCCGTCGGCATGAGCAAACCATGCGTGCTTTATTTAATGAAGAGCTTGGTGCAGTGATTCAAGTTTGCAGAGAAGAGCGTGATGCAGTTTTTGCAATCCTACGTAAGCTAGGCTTAAGCGCGTTTAGTCATGTCATTGGCAAGCCAAATACTAATGGCCGAATTGAAGTCTGGCGGGATGCTAAGAATGTCTTCGCAGAGCCACGCGAGGTTTTGCAAAAGATGTGGGCTAATACCAGTTATCAAATTGCTCGTTTGCGCGACAACCCTGTCTGTGCTGATAGCGAATTTGCGCTCTTGGATAATTTGTCTGATACTGGAATGTCCCCAAGGCTTACTTTTGATTCGAGCGATGATATTGCTGCGCCATTCATTCAGAAGAATGCACGCCCCAAAGTGGCGATTTTGCGTGAGCAGGGCGTTAACTCCCATGTTGAAATGGCCTATGCCGTTAACTGGGCCGGATTTGACAGTTTTGACGTCCATATGTCTGATTTATTGAGTGGCAAAGCAAAGCTCGATGACTTCCGTGGATTAATTGCTTGCGGCGGCTTTAGTTATGGTGATGTGCTTGGTGCTGGTGAAGGGTGGGCCAAAACAATTTTATTCAACCCGCAACTTCGAGATCAATTTTCCACATTCTTCAATCGTCAGGATAGTTTCGCCTTAGGTGTTTGCAATGGTTGTCAGATGATGAGTAATCTTTCTGGGATTATTCCTGGCGCACAGGCTTGGCCTAAATTTACCCGCAATCAATCAGAGCAATATGAAGCGCGTTTAGTCATGGCGGAAATTCTTGCTTCCCCTTCAATCTTCACTCAAGGCATGGAAGGTAGTCAATTACCCATTGCTATAGCGCATGGTGAAGGTTTTGCGAATTTTAACCAACAGGGCAATTTGAATCTACTACATCAGCAAGGTTTAGCAGCCTTACGTTTTGTTGATCACCAGGGCAATCCAACGGAAACTTATCCTCTGAACCCAAATGGTTCACCTGGTGGTCTCACTGGTGTAACAACGCCAGATGGTCGTTTCACAGTAATGATGCCTCACCCCGAGCGTGTATTTCGTGCTGTGCAGATGAGTTGGTGCCCGCCTGAATGGTTGGATACTTCAGATGGTGCAAGCCCGTGGTTACGTTTATTCCGTAATGCGCGCCATTGGGCAAAGTAGGGTTACGAAAATATGTTGATGGAGCCCGTAACCTTTTCTGAAAGTGGTGGAATTCGTTATTTGCATTTTGGTACTGAGTTGATTCAAGGGGCAATGCGTATCCGTGACCCCAATGAAATCTATCTCGAATATAACCAGCAAATGATGGCATGGCTTCTCTTTCTTGAAACCAAGCCAGGGATGCGAGTTGCACAATTGGGCCTGGGAACAGGCGCGTTAACAAAATTCACACATCTCCATTGTCCTGCAGTTAAATCTACCGTGGTAGAGCTTAACCCTGCAGTCATTGTTGCAGCGAGAAGTATGTTTTCAATGCCAGACGATGATCGCAGATTGGAGACCTTGCAAGTGGATGCTAAAGAATTTGTGAGGCGTTCTCAATATCTCAATACGTTTGATGCCGTGCAAGTTGATTTGTATGATGCTATTTGCGACGGTCCGTCTGCCAGTTCTTTAGAGTTTTACAAAGGTTGCTATCAAATTCTCAAGGGCCCTGGGGTTCTGACGGTTAACCTCTTCTCAAAGCATAAAAGCTTTGATATCAATCTTAAGAATATTTGCGAAGCGTTTGGTGATCGCGTGCTCTTATTCCCCGAATCACATGATTGCAATGTCGTTGCGATTGCGTTTAAAGGTCCAAAACTAGAAGCAGAGTGGCGTGATGTTTCTGCGCGAGCCAAGCTGATTAAGGAAAAAACAGACCTACCAACCAATAAATGGGTGTCAGGCATTAGTCATGTAAATGCCCATCAGGAATCAAAGTTATCCATCTAATAAATAATTGGATAAGAAAAAAGGCGATCATCTGATCGCCTTTTTGGTTTTCAAGCATTGAGTGCTTGAAGGCTTTTTCAATTAAACGGTCACAGTATCTGCAACATCGCTAAATGACTTGATCTTATCAAAGCTCATATATTTATAGACATCGCTGGCTTTAGCATCTAGAGCCTTTACTTGCTCTAAATACTCGGCTGGCGTAGGTAGACGTCCCAACAGGGCGGCAACAGAAGCCAGTTCGGCAGAGGCCAAATACACGCGCGTATCAATACCTAAGCGGTTAGGGAAGTTACGTGTGGAAGTTGATACAGCCGTTGAACCTTTGCGGATTTGCGCTTGGTTGCCCATGCACAATGAGCAACCTGGACTTTCCATACGAGCACCAGCAGCACCCAACATACCGTAGTAGCCTTCTTCCATCAAGATCATGGCGTCCATCTTGGTTGGAGGCGCTACCCATAAACGGGTTGGCATATCTTTTTTACCTTGCAACACTTGACCAGCGGCACGGAAGTGTCCAATGTTGGTCATGCATGAACCAATAAAGACTTCATCAATCTTGTCACCGGCAACTTCAGACAATACTTTTACATCATCTGGGTCGTTAGGGCATGCAAGGATCGGCTCTTTGATTTCATCGATATTGATTTCGATAATTTCCGCATAGTCGGCATTAGCATCAGGTTGCAGCAGTTGCGGGTTTGCAATCCAAGCTTCCATTGCTTTGATACGACGACCAAGAGTACGCTTGTCGTCATAACCATTAGCAATCATCCACTTCATCAAAGTGATGTTCGATTGCATGTACTCAATGATAGGTTCTTTGTTTAAATGAACGGTGCAACCACCAGCAGAACGTTCAGCAGAGGCATCAGATAATTCAAATGCTTGTTCAACCTTGAGATCGGGTAAACCTTCGATTTCTAGAATGCGACCAGAGAAAATATTCTTCTTACCTTGCTTCTCGACGGTGAGTAAACCCCTCTTAATTGCATACAAAGGAATTGCATTGACCAAGTCACGTAAGGTGATGCCTGGTTGCATCTTGCCTTTGAAGCGAATCAAGACAGATTCAGGCATATCTAAAGGCATAACGCCTGTAGCAGCAGCAAAAGCAACTAAGCCTGAGCCTGCGGGGAAAGAGATGCCAATTGGGAAGCGAGTATGACTATCGCCACCAGTGCCACAGGTATCAGGCAATAGCAAACGATTTAACCAGCTATGGATCACGCCGTCACCAGGACGCAATGCAACGCCACCACGATTGGTCATGAATGGCGGCAATTCATGCTGAGTACGAATGTCTACCGGTTTTGGATAAGCGGAAGTGTGGCAGAAAGACTGCATTACTAAGTCAGAAGAGAAGCCTAAGCAAGCTAAATCCTTTAATTCATCACGAGTCATCGGACCAGTGGTGTCTTGTGATCCAACGGTAGTCATGTGAGGCTCACAGTACGTTCCGGGACGTACACCTTGACCCTCTGGCAATCCACAGGCACGACCAACCATCTTCTGCGCCAAGCTAAAACCTTTTTTGTTATCAGGTGGACTCACCGGCAGGCGGAATTCGGT
Above is a genomic segment from Polynucleobacter sp. MG-5-Ahmo-C2 containing:
- a CDS encoding ABC transporter ATP-binding protein — translated: MSAFEKVLSAVHLGKSVRSSDGILSILHDICFELSQGESVAITGSSGSGKSTLLGLLAGLDLPSEGNVTLMGQNLNTLDEDGRAKLRGLQVGFVFQSFQLLPHLTALENVMLPAELSRMENPKANAKTWLERVDLGERFDHFPKTLSGGEQQRVALARAFITKPAILFADEPTGSLDEASGNRVIELLFDLNQANQSTLVLVTHDPALASRCQRQLHLQGGRLL
- the purL gene encoding phosphoribosylformylglycinamidine synthase; the protein is MSFFHFLPGADALSSFRQQRLLASLASQGIELDSIEAQYIHFIWSEEALSTADQELLASLLTYGQPFSSKMNPGKSWFSKNSGSGQGAVVIPRLGTVSPWSSKATDIARQCGLTVLRIERGIQYSWNAKNTLSPAQEQLVLAAIHDRMTEAVIHSVEEANALYQTLEDRPLSRILLLEQGRAALDKANQELGLALSDDEVDYLTENFIRLKRNPSDVELIMFAQANSEHCRHKIFNSSWTIDGDDQERSLFAMIRNTHQLHPEGTIVAYSDNSAVMVGCESETWVPQGGDHRYEKDTRLVHTLMKVETHNHPTAIAPFPGASTGAGGEIRDEGATGIGGRPKAGLTGFSVSNLNIPGTELPWESEKYGKPERIATPLQIMIDGPLGGAAFNNEFGRPILGGYFRVFEQTLDDTRRGYHKPIMIAGGIGSIDAIHTTKKAIEAGHLLIQLGGPGMRIGMGGATGSSVATGTNTADLDFDSVQRGNPEMERRAQEVINACRAMGENNPIVSIHDVGAGGLSNAFPELADGAGLGAKFKLRSVPLEESGMSPAEIWCNESQERYVLAIEAKDLDLFKSFCERERCPFAVVGEATAERQLQLSDSKQDASTDAAMPIDMPMEVLLGKPPRMHRDVQRITQEFSELDVTDTDLAQSVAWVLQQPTVASKSFLITIGDRSVGGLNARDQFVGPWQVPVADCAVTLMDYKGYRGEVMSMGERTPVAVIDASAAARMAVGEAITNLLAADIHSLGDVKLSANWMAACGSPGEDAKLYDSVKAVGMDLCPALGISIPVGKDSLSMATAWQDGAESKKVVSPVSLIISAFASVQDVRKTLTPQLKLKEKNGASLDTELILIDLGRGKNRMAGSILAQVLNQSGKEAPNLDHPEDLKNLAAAIIELRKENKLLAYHDRSDGGLLACIAEMAFASHCGVSINVDMIAVDAGQEPDYGDAKNWAQQVSGRRHEQTMRALFNEELGAVIQVCREERDAVFAILRKLGLSAFSHVIGKPNTNGRIEVWRDAKNVFAEPREVLQKMWANTSYQIARLRDNPVCADSEFALLDNLSDTGMSPRLTFDSSDDIAAPFIQKNARPKVAILREQGVNSHVEMAYAVNWAGFDSFDVHMSDLLSGKAKLDDFRGLIACGGFSYGDVLGAGEGWAKTILFNPQLRDQFSTFFNRQDSFALGVCNGCQMMSNLSGIIPGAQAWPKFTRNQSEQYEARLVMAEILASPSIFTQGMEGSQLPIAIAHGEGFANFNQQGNLNLLHQQGLAALRFVDHQGNPTETYPLNPNGSPGGLTGVTTPDGRFTVMMPHPERVFRAVQMSWCPPEWLDTSDGASPWLRLFRNARHWAK
- a CDS encoding spermidine synthase, encoding MLMEPVTFSESGGIRYLHFGTELIQGAMRIRDPNEIYLEYNQQMMAWLLFLETKPGMRVAQLGLGTGALTKFTHLHCPAVKSTVVELNPAVIVAARSMFSMPDDDRRLETLQVDAKEFVRRSQYLNTFDAVQVDLYDAICDGPSASSLEFYKGCYQILKGPGVLTVNLFSKHKSFDINLKNICEAFGDRVLLFPESHDCNVVAIAFKGPKLEAEWRDVSARAKLIKEKTDLPTNKWVSGISHVNAHQESKLSI